The proteins below are encoded in one region of Tamandua tetradactyla isolate mTamTet1 chromosome 9, mTamTet1.pri, whole genome shotgun sequence:
- the LOC143645565 gene encoding olfactory receptor 5AN6-like encodes MTSEPRDSFSSFFTDPRIANTVTGGRNSTITKFILLGFSEFPNLTVVLFAIFLGIYLMTVSWNVSLIALIRMDSHLYTPMYFFLSKLSFLDICYVSTIAPRMLSDFFKKHKFISFIGCTMQYFFFSSLGLTECCLLAAMAYDRYAAICNPLLYTAIMSPTLCVQMVAGSCVTGFFGSFIQLCALLQLHFCGPNVIDHFFCDLPQLLILSCSDTFFFQVMTSVLTVIFGLASVLVIIISYGYIITTILKITSDEGRSKTFNTCASHLTAVTLFFGSGIFVYMYPNSGDSLNQNKLASVLYTVIIPMLNPVIYSLRNKEIKDALNRWKKRIFFWCY; translated from the coding sequence ATGACAAGTGAACCTAGAGattcattctcttctttctttacagATCCCAGAATCGCCAATACAGTAACAGGGGGAAGGAACAGTACCATTACTAAGTTCATCCTCTTAGGATTCTCTGAATTCCCAAACCTCACTGTTGTCCTCTTTGCAATATTCCTAGGGATCTACCTCATGACAGTGTCTTGGAACGTGAGCCTCATCGCCCTAATCAGGATGGACTCCCATCTgtacacacccatgtactttttcctcagtAAACTGTCCTTTCTGGACATCTGCTATGTTTCAACCATAGCCCCAAGAATGCTCTCAgacttcttcaagaaacataaatTCATCTCTTTTATAGGGTGCACCATGCAGTACTTCTTTTTCTCTAGCCTGGGCTTGACTGAGTGCTGTCTGCTGGCAGCCATGGCTTATGATCGATATGCTGCCATTTGCAATCCTCTCCTCTACACAGCCATCATGTCCCCCACACTCTGTGTGCAGATGGTGGCAGGGTCATGTGTAACTGGGTTCTTTGGCTCATTTATCCAACTGTGTGCCTTACTTCAGCTCCATTTCTGTGGGCCAAATGTCATTGACCATTTCTTCTGTGACCTGCCCCAACTGCTGATCCTATCCTGCTCTGacacttttttctttcaagtCATGACCTCTGTGCTCACAGTCATTTTTGGACTTGCATCTGTCCTGGTTATCATAATATCCTATGGTTATATCATTACCACTATTCTGAAAATCACTTCAGATGAGGGCAGGTCCAAGACTTTCAATACCTGTGCTTCTCACTTGACAGCAGTGACCCTCTTCTTTGGCTCAGGtatatttgtttatatgtatCCCAACTCTGGTGATTCCTTGAACCAAAATAAACTTGCATCAGTTTTATACACTGTTATAATCCCCATGTTAAATCCAGTGATCTACAGCCTGAG